Proteins encoded in a region of the Abyssisolibacter fermentans genome:
- a CDS encoding UDP-N-acetylmuramoyl-L-alanyl-D-glutamate--2,6-diaminopimelate ligase, which yields MNLYKILEDLNYELLSENENIEIKNISYDSRRVTKGTLFICIKGYKYDGHDYINSAVNNGALAVIVERDELINPILKKKVTFIKVEDTRKALSKVASKFYGNPSSELKVIGITGTNGKTSVSYYISEILKLSGKKTGIIGTINNVCGDEILDIVRTTHTTPEAPQIQCMLRTMVEKGVEFVCIEATSMGLKLNRVDDCNFDIAVFTNLTRDHLDDHKTMENYKNCKKQLFRLSKFSVINLDDNVGREIINETTNGYITYGLNKYADIYAHDIKTTNQGTKFIMTYKGENKDVQIYIPGRFSVYNALAATGVCIRLGLKIDDIINGLASITNVKGRFETIKAENGSSIIVDYAHTPDALENVLKTAREFKKGKLILVFGCGGNRDKTKRPLMGKIASKLADLCIITSDNPREEDPQNIIKDIIKGMNNVNSECIIIEDRKKAIRFALTQANNNDIVIIAGKGHETYQEINGDVIPFDDCEIVKKYLKT from the coding sequence ATGAATTTATATAAAATTCTTGAAGATTTAAATTACGAGTTATTAAGTGAAAATGAAAACATAGAGATAAAAAATATTTCATACGATTCAAGAAGAGTTACAAAGGGAACTTTATTTATATGTATAAAAGGATATAAATATGACGGTCATGATTATATAAATAGTGCTGTAAATAATGGTGCTTTGGCAGTAATTGTAGAAAGAGATGAGTTAATTAATCCAATTCTTAAGAAAAAAGTTACATTTATTAAAGTTGAAGATACTAGAAAAGCATTATCAAAGGTTGCAAGTAAATTTTATGGTAATCCCTCTAGTGAACTTAAAGTTATTGGTATTACAGGGACTAATGGTAAAACATCAGTTTCATATTATATATCAGAGATTCTAAAATTATCAGGTAAGAAAACAGGGATAATAGGAACTATAAACAATGTTTGTGGAGATGAAATTTTAGACATAGTAAGAACAACTCATACTACACCAGAAGCCCCCCAAATTCAGTGTATGTTAAGAACTATGGTAGAAAAAGGTGTTGAATTTGTTTGTATAGAAGCTACATCTATGGGTTTAAAACTGAACAGAGTAGATGACTGTAATTTTGATATAGCAGTATTCACAAATTTAACAAGAGATCATTTAGATGACCATAAGACAATGGAAAATTACAAAAACTGCAAAAAACAACTATTTAGATTGAGCAAATTTTCTGTTATTAATTTAGATGATAATGTAGGAAGAGAAATAATTAATGAAACTACAAATGGGTATATTACATACGGCTTAAACAAATATGCTGATATATATGCTCATGATATTAAAACTACTAATCAAGGGACGAAGTTTATTATGACTTATAAAGGTGAAAATAAAGATGTTCAGATTTATATACCTGGTAGATTTAGTGTTTATAATGCATTAGCAGCAACAGGTGTATGCATACGTCTTGGACTAAAAATAGATGACATTATTAATGGTTTAGCCTCTATAACAAATGTTAAAGGTAGGTTTGAAACTATAAAAGCTGAAAATGGCAGTAGTATAATTGTTGATTATGCACATACACCAGATGCATTAGAAAATGTACTTAAAACAGCTAGAGAATTTAAAAAAGGAAAACTAATATTAGTTTTTGGATGTGGAGGAAATAGAGATAAAACAAAACGACCATTAATGGGTAAAATTGCATCAAAACTTGCAGATTTGTGTATCATAACTTCTGATAATCCAAGAGAAGAAGATCCACAAAATATAATTAAAGATATAATAAAAGGCATGAATAATGTAAATAGCGAATGTATAATAATAGAAGATAGAAAAAAAGCAATAAGATTTGCATTAACTCAAGCTAATAATAATGATATAGTAATAATTGCTGGAAAGGGACATGAAACTTATCAAGAAATAAATGGAGATGTAATTCCCTTTGATGATTGTGAAATTGTTAAAAAATATCTAAAAACATAG
- a CDS encoding C-GCAxxG-C-C family (seleno)protein → MLEELMKKGYGKKEKYNCAQKILYGANEAYNLKLDEKALSLAAGFGGGMAIESVCGALTASIMVLSNLFKDKYEKEDFRKIISQFLDTYKNKMGDINCRELKDRYYNEVVKCDEIIVQAAQLLDYFVKTN, encoded by the coding sequence ATGTTAGAAGAACTAATGAAAAAAGGTTATGGTAAAAAAGAGAAATATAATTGTGCTCAAAAGATATTATATGGAGCAAATGAAGCATATAATTTAAAATTAGACGAAAAAGCACTTAGTTTAGCTGCTGGTTTTGGTGGTGGAATGGCAATAGAAAGCGTATGTGGAGCATTAACAGCTTCTATTATGGTGTTAAGTAATTTATTTAAAGACAAATATGAAAAAGAGGATTTTAGAAAAATAATATCTCAATTTTTAGATACATACAAAAATAAAATGGGGGACATAAATTGTAGAGAATTAAAGGATAGATACTACAATGAAGTTGTAAAATGTGATGAAATAATAGTACAAGCAGCGCAGCTATTAGATTATTTTGTGAAAACTAACTAG
- a CDS encoding ABC transporter permease, with product MINPVLKRELKTKGRSFRTTLMMIFYILIISSVMSVVLYTSNSGYNSYMGFDPESIKEIYFGISILQMALICLIIPATTSGSICGERQRKTFNLLICTKMSSWSIVLGKLFASMIQTILLLILTIPIISILFLYGGLSIGNIILLFLFYLVTAILLGSIGLFSSAYFKKAVTATVTSYFVMLLLTVGTIYVVTVGVRIFDTELTLETVKWIARLLYINPFTGLTAILSQQLGADIFLGDIANITFIKRTIIYNLSFDLLFSFLLLYLTTLKINPMKGIKIFK from the coding sequence ATGATTAATCCGGTTTTAAAAAGAGAATTGAAAACAAAAGGAAGAAGTTTTAGAACAACGCTGATGATGATATTTTATATTTTAATAATTTCAAGTGTCATGTCAGTAGTGTTATATACATCTAATTCGGGATATAATTCGTATATGGGCTTTGATCCAGAATCAATTAAAGAAATATATTTCGGTATATCTATATTACAGATGGCATTAATATGTTTGATTATACCAGCTACTACCTCTGGAAGTATTTGTGGAGAAAGACAAAGAAAAACCTTTAATTTATTAATCTGCACTAAAATGTCTAGCTGGTCTATAGTTTTAGGCAAATTATTTGCTTCAATGATTCAAACAATATTACTTTTAATATTGACAATACCAATTATAAGTATATTATTTTTATATGGAGGTCTTTCTATAGGAAATATTATTTTATTATTTCTATTTTATTTAGTGACAGCTATATTGTTAGGAAGCATAGGATTGTTTAGCTCAGCATATTTTAAAAAGGCTGTAACAGCTACTGTAACTAGTTATTTTGTGATGCTTTTATTAACAGTAGGAACAATTTATGTTGTAACTGTTGGAGTAAGAATATTTGATACTGAATTAACTCTCGAGACAGTAAAATGGATTGCAAGATTATTGTATATTAACCCATTTACAGGTTTAACAGCGATATTATCACAACAACTTGGTGCTGATATTTTCTTAGGTGATATTGCGAATATTACTTTTATAAAAAGAACAATAATATATAATTTGAGCTTTGATTTATTATTTTCTTTTTTGCTATTATACTTAACGACATTAAAAATAAATCCTATGAAGGGAATCAAAATATTCAAGTAA
- a CDS encoding ABC transporter ATP-binding protein, giving the protein MLKIDNITKFYGDFKAVDNISMEVSKGNIYGFVGPNGAGKTTLFKMIATLLKPSAGKIFLNGKNVVKDYKYARGETGYMPDFFGVYNDLKTYEYMEFYADINYVPYKNRKKKIDELLELVNLVNKKYDYVDSLSRGMKQRLCLARCLIHDPSFLILDEPASGMDPRARIEMKNILKTLQDSGKTILISSHILPELAELCNQIGIIQEGKIEFSGSVDDIMKEVYKSNILEIKVLGNKNKALNILNSYEDVIKATNTGDYIKVSFDGNETQMADMLKYLIRNDVDVVSYNEAKTDLEDIFMKVTRGDKND; this is encoded by the coding sequence ATGTTAAAAATAGATAATATAACTAAATTTTATGGAGATTTCAAAGCTGTTGATAATATTTCAATGGAAGTGTCAAAGGGTAATATATACGGATTTGTAGGTCCAAATGGTGCAGGGAAGACTACATTGTTTAAAATGATAGCAACACTTTTAAAGCCTTCAGCTGGTAAGATATTTTTGAATGGGAAAAATGTTGTAAAAGATTATAAGTATGCAAGGGGAGAAACTGGATATATGCCAGATTTTTTTGGAGTATACAATGATTTAAAGACTTATGAGTATATGGAGTTTTACGCAGATATAAATTATGTTCCCTATAAAAATAGAAAGAAAAAGATAGATGAACTATTGGAATTAGTTAATTTAGTGAATAAAAAATATGATTATGTAGATTCATTATCAAGAGGTATGAAGCAAAGATTATGTCTTGCAAGATGCTTAATACATGACCCAAGCTTCTTAATATTGGATGAACCAGCTTCAGGTATGGACCCTAGAGCTAGAATTGAAATGAAAAATATACTCAAAACACTTCAAGATAGTGGCAAGACCATATTAATTAGTTCTCATATATTACCTGAGCTTGCAGAGCTATGTAACCAAATAGGTATTATACAGGAAGGTAAAATTGAATTTAGTGGTAGTGTAGATGATATTATGAAAGAAGTATATAAATCTAATATCCTAGAAATAAAAGTTTTAGGCAATAAAAATAAAGCATTAAACATACTTAACAGTTATGAAGATGTAATCAAAGCAACAAATACAGGTGACTATATTAAAGTAAGCTTTGATGGGAATGAAACCCAAATGGCAGATATGTTAAAGTATTTAATAAGAAATGATGTTGATGTAGTATCGTATAATGAAGCTAAGACTGATTTGGAAGATATTTTTATGAAGGTTACAAGAGGTGATAAAAATGATTAA